AATATTCAGGTTCATAGTATCTAACAGTTCCTTCTAATACAGCTGTTGGAGCTATCACATTAAATCTAGTTCCAGAGTGGATAGAACCAACTGTAACAACTGCTGGTTTTAAAGGAGTAAGCTCTCTACTAACAATACTTTGTAAGTTCATAATAGTAGCAGCACCAACTACTACAGCATCTACACATTGATGAGGAGCAGAACCGTGTCCACCTTTTCCTGTTATAGTTATCTTAAACTTATCAGCAGCAGCCATTCTAGGACCTGGTTCAGCATTTATAGTTCCTACAGGTAACATTGAAGCTATATGTATTCCCATAATTGAATCAACACCTTCAAGAGCCCCTTCTTCCACCATTTTTCTTGCTCCCTTTCCAACTTCTTCCCCAGGTTGAAAGAAAAATTTAACAGTACCATGAATCTCATCTTGCATCTCTTTTAAAACTTTAACAGCTCCTAAAAGCATTGAAGCATGAGTATCGTGCCCACATGCATGCATAAGACCATGATTTTTAGAAGCATATTCTTTTTTATTTTCTTCGACAACTGCTAGAGCATCAATATCACCTCTTAAAGCTATGCATTTTCCAGGAAATTTTCCTTTTAAAGTAGCTACAACCCCAGTTCCAGCAATACTTCTATATTCTACTCCCATTTTTTCTAACTCCTCTTTAATTCTTTTAGAAGTATTATACTCTTCCATACTTGCTTCTGGATTTTGGTGAAATTCCCTTCTCATAGATACAACATAGTTGTGATATTTTTTAGCTAGTTCCATTGTTTTCATAATTATTTTCCTCCTAGATGTAAAAAAGTATAAAAAAAACAGCCAAGTTAGGCTGTTCAAGTTCAAAAATGGATAATCTTATAAAACTAAATAAAGTATAGATTATACAATATTTTTTGACATTTCAAATTTTGATTTGAAGAATGCTTTAAACAAATTCCTAACATAATTTTTGTATATAAAATTTGATCCATAATAAGTATTATGAATAGTATTATACATATGACAAAAATTATTATGTTAAGTGTCATCATCATTCTTCAAACCTCCCCAAATGTTTTATATCTTGTAGAGAAGTATAATACTAAATTAAAAAAAAAGCAAGCATTTTTTTAAAAAAAATTTTTAAAATTAGAAAAAACTAGAAAAATTAAGGAGTTTATAGTAAGATAATTTAAGAGAACTTATCTTAGGAGGGATTTATTTGAAAAAAGAGAGTATTAGATTTTTAAAATTGTTTATTGGGTTATTTATCTGTTCATTGGGATGTGTTACTATTCTGAAAGCAAACTTGGGGTTGGCACCATGGGATGTATTACATCAAGGAGTATCAAAAGTTACTGGAATAACAATAGGACAGGCAAGTATCAGTCTAGGAGTAATAATAGTTTTGATGGACATATTTTTAGGACAACCAATAGGGATAGGAACAGTTTTAAATTTTATATTTATTGGGCTTTTTATGGACTTGATAATAGTTTTAGATTTCATACCTATATTTGAAAATTTATTTTTTAGAATATTGGAGTTACTAGTGGGTATATTTTTCTATAGTTATGGAACATATTTATATATGACACAGGGAATGGGGTGTGGTCCTAGAGATGGATTTATGCAGATATTAACAAAAAAATTTAATAAGCCAGTAAGTGTTATAAAAAATGGAATAGAGATAATAGCCTTCGTAGTTGGGTGGTTATTAGGAGGAAAATTAGGATTAGGAACAATTGCTACAGCTCTTATTATGGGAGTATGGTTACAGTGGATGTTTAAGATAGGTGGAATAGATATAAGAAAATTACATCATAGAAATATAAAAGAGGAGATTTTACATCTAAATAAAGTGATAAGAGGATTTAATGATTAACGGAGGTTATATGCATAAGAAAATTATGATACAAGGCACTGGTTCATCTGTTGGAAAATCTATAATAACAGCAGGTTTATGTAGAATATTTGTTCAAGATGGCTATAGAGTTTCACCTTTTAAGTCACAGAATATGGCTCTAAATTCTTACGTAGATATAGAGGGATTAGAGATGGGAAGAGCCCAAGTAGTACAAGCTGAAGCAGCAAAAGAGAGAGCAAGGGCTTTTATGAATCCAATATTGTTAAAACCAAATTCAGATAATAACTCACAGATTATAATTGAAGGAAAACCAATTCAAAATAGTGAAGCAAAGGAGTATTTTTCAAATTCAAAATATTGGAAAGAGGTTGCATTAAGAAATTATAAAAAGATTGAGAAAGAATTTGATATAGGGGTATTAGAAGGTGGAGGAAGTCCAGCTGAGATAAATTTGAGAGAATATGATTGTGTTAATATGGGGATGGCAGAATTAGTTGATGCACCAGTAATTTTAGTAGGAAATATAGAGATAGGTGGAGTTTTTGCTTCTTTATATGGAACAATAGCCTTACTAGAAGAGAGAGATAGAAAAAGAATAAAAGGGATTATTATTAATAAGTTTAGAGGGGACTTAGAACTTTTAAAGCCAGGAATAGATATGTTAATGGACAGATTAAAGAGAGAGAGGATAGATATAAAATTTTTAGGAGTAGTTCCTCATATGGAGATAGAGATTGAGGAAGAGGATACTCTAGCAAAAAAAATAAATAAATTTAATTCAAATAAAGGGGAGATTAAAATTAGTGTAATTAGAACAGATAAAATGTCTAATTATACTGACTTTGATGTCTTAAGTCACTATTCAGATGTTGCATTAAATTATATTTTTTCAAAAGATGAGCTGGGAGAAGAGGATATTATAATTTTACCGGGAAGTAAAAATACAATATCTGATTTAGAAAAATTAAAGGATAATGGAATTTATGATAAAATAAAAGAACTATATAACAAGGGAACATGCATAGTAGGGATATGTGGTGGTTTTCAGATGTTAGGAAGGGAGATTAGAGATCCTTTTAACATAGAAGGAGATAAAATTTCAACAAAAGGATTTGAGATTTTAGATATGATAACCACTATGGAAAAAATGAAATGCACTCAACAGAGTGAAAATAGAATAGTAGGTGATCTAAATGGGACAATATTAGCTGGTTGTGAAAATATTGTAGTTAAAGGTTATGAAATTCATCAAGGGGTTACAAATGGTAATGAAAAAAATCTTATTGAAAGTGAAAATTTATTATTTGTAGCTAAAGAGAATCTTTTTGCAACATATATACATGGTATTTTTGATAATGATAAATTTACTAGAACTTTTTTAAATAATATAAGAGAGAGAAAAGGATTAAAACTGTTAGAGGAAAAATTCTCTTTTTATGAATTTAAAGAGGGAGAGTATGATAAATTAGCGACCACTTTAAGAGAAAATTTAAATATAGAAGAGATATATAAAATTATGAGGGTAGAAAAATAAAAAATTACTCTAATATTAAAATAACTTAAGAAAATATCAAGGATTGAAAATTTTGTTAACTAATTCTGATTCTTTTTAAAATAAAAAATAAGTAAGTTATTGAAAACAAAGTTGATTAAAATGGGCAATTTTTTTACTGTTTTTACTCAAAAAATGAAATTAAATTTATTTGAAAAAAGTAGATGTAAATAGTACACTATTTAAAAATAGAAAAAGTTTAAATTTCAGGTATAGAATTATGGAGGATATATATGAGTAAAATAGTAGTAGTAGGAGCAAACCATGCAGGAACAGCTGCAATAAATACAATTTTAAATAATTATCCAGAGCAAGAGGTAGTTGTATTTGATAGAAACTCAAATATAAGTTTTTTAGGTTGTGGAATGGCACTATGGATAGGAAAACAAATTTCAGGTCCAGAAGGATTATTTTATGCAACAAAAGAGGGATTAGAAGCCAAGGGAGCTAAAATCCATATGGAAACAGAGGTAGAAAAAATAGATTTTGAAAATAAAAAAGTTTATGCTACAGGTAAAAATGGAGAGAAGTATGAGGAGTCTTATGATAAATTAATACTTTCAACAGGATCTTTACCAATAGATTTAAATATTCCTGGAAAAGATCTAGAGAATGTACAATTTGTAAAGCTTTACCAAAATGCAGAGGAAGTAATAAAAAAATTAGAAAATAAGGATATAAAGGATATCGTGGTAGTAGGAGCTGGATATATTGGAGTAGAACTAGCAGAAGCTTTTCAAAGAATAGGAAAGAATGTTGAATTAATAGATTTAGCTGATAGTTGTTTATCAGGATATTATGATAAAGAATTTAGAGATTTAATGAATAAGAATTTAGCAGATAATGGTATCAATCTAAATTATGGTGAGAAAGTACTTGAGATAAAAGGAAATGGAAAAGTAGAAGAGGTAGTTACAGATAAAAAA
The sequence above is a segment of the Candidatus Fusobacterium pullicola genome. Coding sequences within it:
- a CDS encoding amidohydrolase, producing MKTMELAKKYHNYVVSMRREFHQNPEASMEEYNTSKRIKEELEKMGVEYRSIAGTGVVATLKGKFPGKCIALRGDIDALAVVEENKKEYASKNHGLMHACGHDTHASMLLGAVKVLKEMQDEIHGTVKFFFQPGEEVGKGARKMVEEGALEGVDSIMGIHIASMLPVGTINAEPGPRMAAADKFKITITGKGGHGSAPHQCVDAVVVGAATIMNLQSIVSRELTPLKPAVVTVGSIHSGTRFNVIAPTAVLEGTVRYYEPEYFKTISQAIERIAKLTAETYRAEASVEYENAVKPTINDESCAKLAQETAAKIVGAQNVVTVGPETGGEDFSEFSSIVPGVMTKLGAGNPEKDACYPHHHGKFEVDEDAFIYGVAYYSQYALDYLNTNKTPSEC
- a CDS encoding cobyric acid synthase yields the protein MHKKIMIQGTGSSVGKSIITAGLCRIFVQDGYRVSPFKSQNMALNSYVDIEGLEMGRAQVVQAEAAKERARAFMNPILLKPNSDNNSQIIIEGKPIQNSEAKEYFSNSKYWKEVALRNYKKIEKEFDIGVLEGGGSPAEINLREYDCVNMGMAELVDAPVILVGNIEIGGVFASLYGTIALLEERDRKRIKGIIINKFRGDLELLKPGIDMLMDRLKRERIDIKFLGVVPHMEIEIEEEDTLAKKINKFNSNKGEIKISVIRTDKMSNYTDFDVLSHYSDVALNYIFSKDELGEEDIIILPGSKNTISDLEKLKDNGIYDKIKELYNKGTCIVGICGGFQMLGREIRDPFNIEGDKISTKGFEILDMITTMEKMKCTQQSENRIVGDLNGTILAGCENIVVKGYEIHQGVTNGNEKNLIESENLLFVAKENLFATYIHGIFDNDKFTRTFLNNIRERKGLKLLEEKFSFYEFKEGEYDKLATTLRENLNIEEIYKIMRVEK
- a CDS encoding FAD-dependent oxidoreductase — its product is MSKIVVVGANHAGTAAINTILNNYPEQEVVVFDRNSNISFLGCGMALWIGKQISGPEGLFYATKEGLEAKGAKIHMETEVEKIDFENKKVYATGKNGEKYEESYDKLILSTGSLPIDLNIPGKDLENVQFVKLYQNAEEVIKKLENKDIKDIVVVGAGYIGVELAEAFQRIGKNVELIDLADSCLSGYYDKEFRDLMNKNLADNGINLNYGEKVLEIKGNGKVEEVVTDKKSYKADMVILAVGFVPNTKSGKENLELFKNAYRVDLTQKTSMEDVYAIGDCATVYDNSIKDTNYIALATNAVRSGVVAAHNVCGTKLESVGVQGSNGISIYGLNMVSTGLTLEKAKRLGYNAVATSYEDLQKPGFIEHNNDKVLISIVYDMDTRRILGAQIASKQDISMGIHMFSLAIQEGVTIDKLKLLDIFFLPHFNQPYNYITMAA